AACGGCGAGCCGGGCCTTGACGAGCCTCTTATCAGGGCGACTCTGACCATGTCCCACGAGAATGGGGTAAAGGTCCGATTGTATTAATCGCTCTCAGTGCTTTACCGGCTTTTGCTTCAAGTAAACTCCAACATGTTCGAAGAAAGGTAAGAATTTGGCTGCTGTGACGGCTAACCTAACAGCTTCTCAAGAATAGCTGGGCTCGTTGTTACATTTTGTCTATGTTGAAAGTAGTATATATACCTATTAGCCATCGCCCCTCCAAACATGCACACGTTAATAGTGCACGAAATCTCAAAAACCATCCTTATCTACGTACCAACACAGTCTGCGTTGCGCTTAGCAATATGGAACTGATATTTTTTCCCCCTCGGGGACTAGAATTGAGAGCAAGCTGCTTATTGCCATTGCGTCCTATATGCCGGAACGTTTTTTTccagcctcctgcagcgccagGTGATTCCAAATAACGCGGGAAGCTACACTGCGTACCATGCAGCTCATCTCCGCGGTCTGGCAATGGGTACTCCTATTCCTTTCACCCTCGCTAGAGGAATAAATACAGCCCACGGCCAGGGAGCCATCTCATTCACCTCGGACTACATCTGCAGTAGCCGCTCAGTGGCCCTTATAGAGTCTGCCACATCTTCCTCGTGACCTCTTAGATTGATGCCTATAGCAGGGTCCAGTGCCATACAGGTACTCGTACTAGTACTCAATGCTTAAGCCTGCACAGACGCAAAACATTGCGAGATTAGCGTCGTAGAAAAACAGCAGACTTGAGAAAAGTGACCGTAATATGTAGCCGCAAACTGTGCATTTCCTTCCGCACCTAAAATGAGAGTTTGGTAGCGGCTAGTTCGTTCAGGATGGCATAGAGTCCCTAATTTGGCGCCTGTAGTGATACCGCTAGTAGGAGAGAAACCGGGTGATTTGGATCCTAGAGGGATGAGGGAGCGGAACTGTAGACTGGGATATCTGGTTTAAGTGGTAGCGTTGCGTGAAGGGTTCTTTTGTGGAatatagaaaaagaaacgttTTTGCTTAGGGCTACAGAAGAGAAGTGAGAAGATGAGCATTATATATATTGTCGATTAGTGCAGGTATTATTAGGCAGTATCAGTCTGTCGAGAATCTTGAATGCTCGTCCGTAGGCTCAAAAAGCCTGTACAAACCCCCCAGTGGCTGTACCTACGTCCGGCGACTTTGGTATAGTTCCTGGAGAAACCAAGGGGCAATCTATTATCATTCTTTTGGTAATGATGTGATAGGAACTATGAATCCCTGACGATGAGCTTGTGGGCCTATTGATGACGCAATGTAGAGATTAGATGAGTATGCCCCAAGCTAGGCAATACGAAATTAAGGCTAGTGTGTGCTGCAGGTACGTAGAATTGAGCCATTGGATGCGCTGACACCGGCGCCGGTTCAAGATATCGTAGCGGGTTACTTTGATCGCTGTATATCCGACTACAACTGTCAAATATATTATTGAGAGATGATATAGTGAAGCTCCTTAATTGGCATGGGATTCATTCATGTATAGGATATGGTCTTTTGTAAATTGATGCTGGCGCCTGACCCGAACTCACGCCATGCTTCGCTGCAGAAAAGCAGCCACAGGCGCTGGATCAACCAGCCACGGCGAATGACCGGTGGCGATGCTCTCCGTGGTAATCTGAGCGCCCCTTTCACGGGCTTTTTCTATCATCAGCTGCTGGACGCAGAGGGGAATGGCACGGTCGTTCTCGCACATGAGATAGGCGCCCGGGATGCGGGTGTaggcggcgctggtggctGGCGAGACCTTGGTCGCCCAAGCGTGCGGACGAAGGGCCTCGGCCCATTGTTCCCCATCAGGGACgtcgtggaagaagagggtaTAGGGGTTGACGGCGCTGACGGTGCCGTTGGCTTCCTGCGGTTGAGTGAGATGGCGATCACAGGAGGGAGGAGAAATAACTTTAGAGAACTTACATCGCGGTCATACCAGTCGGGAGGAACCCCGCCAAAGGCCCCGATCAGGCTCTCGCCGACGTCGGGTATAAAGGCTGAGATGAAGATCAATTTGGCCACACCCCCGGCATCACCGGCTGCTTGTCGCTCGGTCTTGCTGAGACCGTCGAGGGCGCTGTTCACGGGCAGCCCGGACCAGCTGTGcgagatgatgacgatgtccTTTCCCGCGCTGGCTTCCTGCTCAACCAGGGTCCGGAGCGCCTCGATATCGGGCTGCAGGTctttggtgctggtggcCTGGTGGATCGAGGGGAAGGCGATGGTATGGGTGGTGTGCTCGGGGAAGTGGGCCGCCAGGGGCTCAAAAGCCGTAGGCGGGTACCAAGCCCCAGGGCAGAAGATCAGGGTGGGCTTTGAGAACGTCATCTGGGGCACTGATGGTAGGGTGGAAGACGGCTATGAGGCGGCATAAGTACTCAGGAGTAGGGCTAGTTCTTGACGGCTGCCAACCATCGCTGTCAGCATAGTGCTATATGCCGATCGATCCGAGCTGTTGCGGTTAATCTATTGCCGGCCGATGGCAAAGCCCGCTGGCAAGGCCCGCAATTGAGGCTGAGGGCTATAATCGATGTTTCGATAGGGGCAAAGCCAGACCCCCCAAGTCTGCCATTCGACAGAACAACGAACGCTGCACCCTTTCATTCTCCCCCTTCCCACCGTTGCACTTTGAATAACTGAAGTTATTTGTCCGTAAGTGCTCTGCTGCGAAGGAAATCATTAAGAGCTACCCGTTAGTCTGGCAGGCATCAATCTCTCGAGAGGAAATCCTCAATTACGGGTTGCGTCCAGCATTCACAAGCCATCGCGCTCAGCTAGGGAGTAGTTTGAACTGCGTTTCCGCTATGACGGTTTTATAATTAGCTATTGTAGGTTTGTTCCAGCCTCTATAACTGCTACGCCCTAAAGTTGATTCATAGAGTGTACAGCGCGGAAAGGCGCATGATACCTCACGATTACGGAAACAAACCATAACCCTTATATCGACGCCTACAAAAGATTATTAGAGAGTGCAGAAAACCTTCGGTTTGTACTGGGTCGAGATGTTGATACCTTGACGTGAAGGGAAGGATATGGCTACGACGTGACTGCCTTGGCTTGCTATGATATTGAAAGCAATGAAGAGTAAACTGAGTTCATGCAGGTATCAGGTTATAGCGAGCAGGGAACACCGAGCTGGATCGGATTTATGTACATTCGGGTTTTCAAACGCCAAAGTGAATATAAGGAACCCACAACGCTTGCCTCCTTTCACTCCGGTTACCGGCGAGATCGATATCGTTTGGAATAATGTCCCTTACGCGGTTTGTTGCGGTGGGATCTATACTGTTCTTTAGGTTCTCATGATGTTCTGATACATTTATGGTTAGTTTCGACTGACGCTCGATCTCTGATAATGCTTCAAGCCAACGGTCTCGCATCTCCCTGGCAGCGTAATGAAGCCCTCGACACACCGATTCATCGTCCATATTTCCATTGGCAATTTCTGTGTACGTGATTCTTGCCATATCGACACAGATATCGTCATTAACATTCCATAAAGTGCCAATAACATGTCGAAACCCCGCCAGCTGGAAGGCGCTGGTCAAGTGAATACTCTCATCAATTAATTTATCGTCTTTGATCTGGCCGGTCCCGCAAGCTGAGAGGTACGCAAGAAACGGCGGATTCTTGTGGAGGTTCATCTTGAGGAGACTGCCTACTGTGAGAGAatcgtcatcaccgtcccataagATCAATCGACTTTGAGATGGATCGGTATGACTTGTGTAGCCATGGCCAGCAAAGTGGAAGATCTGGCATACTCGCATGTGGCCTATAATATCATGTTCGCGCCGCCTTGGTTGGATTGTGTGAAGAGCCATTAATTTGCACATATCACAGAGTATTTGTACTTCCTCAGCGGCAAATGGAAGGTATCCATTCCCTGGCGTATCCTGCATGGACAATAAAAGTGCAAATGGTAAAGACTCTGTTGCTAGGCGTTGGCGGCCACGTATGATGGCTTTAATAGACGAGCTGTAAGACGACATGACCCGATCAAGCACGGTTTTGGAATTGCCCTGGCTGTGATATCCAGCTGCATGCAGAGGAAATTTGGCTAAAGGACCTGTAGGGATCCACCATACATGTGGCCATTCGCGGTTAGATGGTGACTGGATAAACCCTAGTACTTCTAGAATCGGTTCCATAGTCGTATCCCACAGCCATTCAAGAACTTGAGGGCTTCCTAAATCATCCCACCTTGCTTTCTCTGTAATATCGGCAATGATGAGCTTGGGtagaggcaaagaagatatcCTGTGATGCTCAACAATGATAGCATCACAGCGATACTGGCTGATATTTATAGTAATAATGGGACCTTTCTGCGCAGCATGTAatatctcttcttcgcttgGTGCTTTTAAGAAGTTGTTAAACCCAGGCTGACTTTGGATATTCATGATTAGATTGTCCAGCTCCCTTTCAGCCTCAACATTCTGACGTGCTTGAGCCTGCAGCTGTACAAACCTCTCAGCCATGACAGGGTGCTTATGCTGAAGATCTTCAGTATCTACTCGGATCTCGTCGAGAGATGCTGCAAGCACACCACGACCCAATTCAAGTAAATCCAATGCAACAACGGCTCCTTTTTGTGCGTTGAGTGCCACAGCTGCGGCATCAGAAGCAAAGCCCACCATTGCACCAAGCAAATATTGCTTATCAGAGTTCTCAAGCGATCGCATTGCTAGCCGAGGTATTAAATGAACAGCAGTATCAGCAGATTTATAAGCTTGCTGCCAGTTGGAGAGGATAGCAAGATTCTGAAGGGCATTTTTGCCAGCTGAAATCCGAGTGCTAAGAAAAGCATTCTCTTGATGTAAAGCAGTCTCCTGATATGATATAGCCTCATAAAGATCTGCTGTCGCCCCTGTGATTGAGTAACGGTGCCGTAGTTGGTCTGCAAGGCTTTTCAACCAACTAGCCTTGcgaggatgatcttctggcgCTGCTTTAATAACCTGTCGTCCTATTTTAATAGATTCTTCAATGTCAGCCATTGCTCCTATCCTTGCAAATCGGTCCCCCAAAAGGGTGCCAAGATTATTCAAATACATGGTGTAGTTAGGGTGGCTTTCTGGTGTTGTCTGAACAGCTTCGCGTCCAAGTTGGAtggcctcttcaaggtcagcaATTGCCCCGAATTTTGAATATCGGTCTGACAGCCGAACTTCAAGGTTGTTCAGATGCATTGCGCGACTAGGGTGACCTCCTGGTAATGTGTCAACAACATCCCGTCCAAGTTGGAtagactcttcaaggtcagccaACGCCCCTGTTCTTGTATATCGGTCCTTAAGCTGACATGCCAGGTTACCTAAAAGGAGGGTGCGGTCAGGGTCATCTTCTGTTGCCGCATTGACTGCTTCACGCCAAACCCGGAtggcctcttcaaggtcagccattGCCCCTATTCTTGAATATCGGTCTGAAAGCCGAATTCCAAGGTTATTCAAAAACATAGCACGATCAGGGTGATCTTCGGTTGTTGTATTGACAGCTTCCCGTCCAAGTTGAATAGACTCTTCGAGGTCAGCCAACGTCCCTGTTCGTGAATATCGGACCCCTAGCTGACCCGCTAGGTTGCTCAAAATAAGGGCGCGGTCAGGGTCATCTTCTGTTGCTGTATTGACTGCCTCCTGCCAAACCTGGACGGACGCTTCAAGGTCGGTCATTGAACCTGTCCTTAAGTATTTGTTTCTAAGCCGAACTCCAAGGTTGTTCAAAAACATGGCACGGTCAGGGTGATCTTTTGATGTTGTGTTAACAACTTTCTGTCCAAGTTGGATGgactcttcaaggtcttTTAAAGTTCCTGTCCTTGA
This sequence is a window from Aspergillus nidulans FGSC A4 chromosome IV. Protein-coding genes within it:
- a CDS encoding alpha/beta hydrolase (transcript_id=CADANIAT00000329), with the translated sequence MTFSKPTLIFCPGAWYPPTAFEPLAAHFPEHTTHTIAFPSIHQATSTKDLQPDIEALRTLVEQEASAGKDIVIISHSWSGLPVNSALDGLSKTERQAAGDAGGVAKLIFISAFIPDVGESLIGAFGGVPPDWYDRDEANGTVSAVNPYTLFFHDVPDGEQWAEALRPHAWATKVSPATSAAYTRIPGAYLMCENDRAIPLCVQQLMIEKARERGAQITTESIATGHSPWLVDPAPVAAFLQRSMA
- a CDS encoding uncharacterized protein (transcript_id=CADANIAT00000330); translated protein: MADLEASIEHLREAVEQTAEGHPDRVEYLNDLGSQLEDRYSRTWALADLDEAIQVWREAVRAAPVNYPEHATYLDKLAGQLGVRYSKTGALADLEESIQLEREAVNKTPEDHPDHAMFLDNLGIQLRVRYSRTGTLKDLEESIQLGQKVVNTTSKDHPDRAMFLNNLGVRLRNKYLRTGSMTDLEASVQVWQEAVNTATEDDPDRALILSNLAGQLGVRYSRTGTLADLEESIQLGREAVNTTTEDHPDRAMFLNNLGIRLSDRYSRIGAMADLEEAIRVWREAVNAATEDDPDRTLLLGNLACQLKDRYTRTGALADLEESIQLGRDVVDTLPGGHPSRAMHLNNLEVRLSDRYSKFGAIADLEEAIQLGREAVQTTPESHPNYTMYLNNLGTLLGDRFARIGAMADIEESIKIGRQVIKAAPEDHPRKASWLKSLADQLRHRYSITGATADLYEAISYQETALHQENAFLSTRISAGKNALQNLAILSNWQQAYKSADTAVHLIPRLAMRSLENSDKQYLLGAMVGFASDAAAVALNAQKGAVVALDLLELGRGVLAASLDEIRVDTEDLQHKHPVMAERFVQLQAQARQNVEAERELDNLIMNIQSQPGFNNFLKAPSEEEILHAAQKGPIITINISQYRCDAIIVEHHRISSLPLPKLIIADITEKARWDDLGSPQVLEWLWDTTMEPILEVLGFIQSPSNREWPHVWWIPTGPLAKFPLHAAGYHSQGNSKTVLDRVMSSYSSSIKAIIRGRQRLATESLPFALLLSMQDTPGNGYLPFAAEEVQILCDMCKLMALHTIQPRRREHDIIGHMRVCQIFHFAGHGYTSHTDPSQSRLILWDGDDDSLTVGSLLKMNLHKNPPFLAYLSACGTGQIKDDKLIDESIHLTSAFQLAGFRHVIGTLWNVNDDICVDMARITYTEIANGNMDDESVCRGLHYAAREMRDRWLEALSEIEHPTATNRVRDIIPNDIDLAGNRSERRQALWVPYIHFGV